From Thunnus albacares chromosome 22, fThuAlb1.1, whole genome shotgun sequence, the proteins below share one genomic window:
- the LOC122974388 gene encoding uncharacterized protein LOC122974388, with translation MKWRLSVLVLLSGLCSQTYCLRQYHFIGTTVPWSEAQTYCREQYTDLATVIDIEEMNRLVNTAQSSTGGYTQKAWIGLHNDPASSRKWEWSDQSGSSYRYWKQGQPDNVGGEQNCVATHLGNAGLWSDEQCSMQLAFICYGDKKTTTTTTTTTATTTTSKVTTNKITTTEGASTITEITSEGTSKDSLLSTTTETTSKIPTTGKESTTGHLSTDITSPEVDQTRPITVTQNKITTTEGPSTSIEITSSAQHSATTLDQTTSDTQTYCASTPHQYHFIGTTLPWSEAQTYCREQYTDLATVIDIEEMNRLVNTAQSSTGGYTQKAWIGLHNDPASSRRWEWSDQCDFKYRYWKQGQPDNVGGEQNCVATHLGNAGLWSDEQCSMELAFICYGDKKNVLSSTTAATTITKVTPNKIPTTGKESTTGHLSTEITSQGVDRTRPITGEASASQPPLSTTTTMTQNKITTTERDSSSTEISTSAQLSTTELDQTTCTSGCHSQEFVCGVAPRQSRIIGGQNASPGSWPWQASINVAERPICGGSLINNQWVLTAAHCMSNFSFMEVRLGLHSQSGENLNGTSREIEVGIIHPEYNEFTLENDIGLLKLSTPVNFTDYIQPICLASANSTFHTGINSWVTGWGNTVPYDPYSQSDILQEVTVQILGNNECQCNYRVDITENMICAGDRAGGKDSCQGDSGGPLVTKNDTVWVQSGIVSFGYSCGKAKFPGVYTRVSQYQEWISNITGTNTPGFVTFDSPGVDSDLNFTCPTTAVPTYDPNTMYTTVDYTTTSDDKDGDGDGDVFGGGESVIHFSHFNHFFSLCVLVLSLYVLVGDA, from the exons GCCTGTGTTCTCAGACCTACTGCCTTCGCCAGTACCACTTCATTGGTACAACCGTGCCCTGGTCAGAGGCCCAGACATACTGCAGAGAGCAGTATACTGATCTGGCCACAGTGATCGACATAGAGGAAATGAACCGACTGGTGAACACAGCTCAGAGCTCCACTGGAGGCTACACTCAGAAGGCCTGGATTGGGCTGCATAATGACCCCGCCAGCAGCAG GAAGTGGGAATGGTCGGACCAGAGTGGCTCCAGTTACCGCTACTGGAAGCAAGGACAGCCTGATAATGTTGGAGGGGAGCAGAACTGTGTTGCAACTCATCTGGGCAATGCAGGCCTGTGGTCAGATGAACAGTGCAGCATGCAACTCGCTTTTATCTGCTATGGAGATAAGAAaaccacaaccaccaccaccaccaccacagcgACCACTACCACCAGTAAAGTgaccacaaacaaaataaccACCACTGAGGGAGCCTCAACCATTACAGAGATTACCTCTG AAGGAACTTCAAAGGACTCACTCTTGTCCACCACCACAGAGACCACAAGTAAAATACCCACCACTGGGAAAGAATCAACCACTGGACATCTTAGTACAGATATTACCTCCCCAGAGGTAGACCAGACAAGACCCATTACAG tgacccaaaacaaaataaccacTACTGAGGGTCCCTCAACCAGTATAGAGATCACGTCATCTGCGCAGCATTCAGCAACAACGCTGGATCAAACAACATCTG ACACTCAGACCTACTGCGCCAGTACCCCTCACCAGTACCACTTCATTGGTACAACCCTGCCTTGGTCGGAGGCCCAGACATACTGCAGAGAGCAGTATACTGACCTGGCCACAGTGATCGACATAGAGGAAATGAACCGACTGGTGAACACAGCTCAGAGCTCCACTGGAGGCTACACTCAGAAGGCCTGGATCGGGCTGCATAATGACCCCGCCAGCAGCAG GAGGTGGGAATGGTCGGACCAGTGTGACTTCAAGTACCGATACTGGAAGCAAGGACAGCCTGATAATGTTGGAGGGGAGCAGAACTGCGTTGCAACTCATCTGGGCAATGCAGGCCTGTGGTCAGATGAACAGTGCAGCATGGAACTCGCTTTTATCTGCtatggagataaaaaaaatg TTTTGTCCTCAACCACCGCCGCCACTACCATCACCAAAGTGACCCCAAACAAAATACCAACCACTGGGAAAGAATCAACCACTGGACATCTCAGCACAGAGATTACCTCCCAAGGGGTAGACCGGACAAGACCCATTACAG GTGAAGCAAGTGCAAGCCAGCCACCTTTGTCCACTACCACCACAATGacccaaaacaaaataaccacCACCGAAAGAGACTCATCCAGTACAGAGATTTCCACATCTGCGCAGCTTTCAACCACAGAACTGGATCAAACAACATGCACTTCTG GTTGTCATTCACAGGAGTTTG TATGTGGCGTGGCGCCACGCCAAAGCAGAATTATCGGAGGTCAAAATGCGTCTCCAGGAAGTTGGCCCTGGCAGGCCAGCATTAACGTGGCAGAGAGACCCATCTGTGGAGGGTCCCTTATTAACAACCAATGGGTGCTAACAGCTGCTCACTGCATGAG CAATTTCAGCTTCATGGAAGTCCGTCTTGGTCTCCACTCCCAGTCAGGTGAAAACCTCAATGGAACGTCACGGGAAATTGAAGTGGGCATAATCCATCCGGAATATAATGAATTTACCTTAGAGAATGACATAGGTCTGCTGAAGCTGTCGACCCCTGTGAATTTTACTGACTACATACAGCCGATCTGCTTGGCCTCAGCAAACAGCACTTTCCACACTGGGATAAACAGCTGGGTCACTGGCTGGGGGAACACTGTGCCTTATG ATCCCTATTCCCAATCAGACATCTTACAGGAGGTGACTGTACAAATATTGGGAAACAATGAGTGCCAATGTAACTATCGGGTCGACATCACAGAGAACATGATCTGTGCTGGCGACAGAGCTGGAGGGAAAGACTCATGTCAG GGGGACTCAGGGGGACCGCTGGTGACCAAAAATGATACTGTCTGGGTCCAGAGTGGAATTGTAAGTTTTGGTTACAGCTGCGGCAAAGCTAAATTTCCTGGAGTCTACACCCGTGTGTCCCAGTACCAGGAATGGATCAGCAACATCACTGGCACAAACACACCAGGTTTTGTTACTTTCGACTCTCCTGGAGTTGACAGCGACTTAAACTTCACCTGTCCAACCACCGCCGTTCCCACCTACGATCCCAACACCATGTATACTACCGTCGATTACACCACTACTTCTGATGATAAGGATGGCGATGGCGATGGCGATGTATTTGGCGGTGGTGAAAGCGTGATCCACTTCTCCCACTTCAATCACTTCTTCTCACTCTGTGTTCTTGTTCTGTCACTCTACGTACTGGTTGGTGACGCATAA